One genomic segment of Nerophis lumbriciformis linkage group LG20, RoL_Nlum_v2.1, whole genome shotgun sequence includes these proteins:
- the LOC133619170 gene encoding uncharacterized protein, with amino-acid sequence MDDYCYAKMATSCKREHERESTSSKSPTEKKIKTKDEDIQQLISYPEVLPTESWVGRWTLMQEDAEPPHIKKEEEELSIFQEGECLLRPEEAKLTKSPLTVVSVKTEDDEEKPPETFRWLCPADNQQLSSHQEELPSQLQWVDSNLKDPQPPQIKEEEEELWITQEGECLLGTQEADLTKLPLTVVTVKTEDDEEKPLIGHPEELPPQLQIEGSTLKQERPWPPHFKEKKKEFCIMQEAGLTKSPLTVSVKTEDDEGKPPETFRWLCPGDNQQLSSHQEELPSQLQWVDSNLKQEDPQPPQIKEEEEQFCITQEGECLLGTQEADLDKLSLTVVTVKIEDDEEKPQPDKFLAPLSDSESEDDDEELLSSDTDCEGDMRTHTDNKHSKCSKVKPTGEKPFNCSVCAKNFTQKSSLTEHMRTHTGEKPFNCSACAKNFTHRSSLAQHMRTHTGEKTFNCSVCAKNFTHQSSLIQHMRTHTGEKPFNCSACAKNFTHRSSLNQHMRRHTGEKPFNCSACDKNFTLKIGLIEHMRTHTGEKPFNCSVCSKGFFRKSHLTEHMTTHTGEKSFNCSVCAKNFTQKSSLTQHMRTHTGEKPFSCPACAKNFTHRSSLTQHMRTHTGEQPFNCSACAKNFTHRSSWAGHMRTHTGEKKFKCSVCFKNFALKSSLTEHMRTHTGEKPFSCSLCDKSFSQKSNMAQHMKTHTGEKTFNCLVCGKTFSRKGNLTTHITTHKRKDI; translated from the exons atggacgactactgctatgctaagatggcgacgtcatgtaaaagagaacatgaaagagaatcaacttccagcaaatcaccaacggagaaaaAGATAAAAACCAAGGATGAAG ACATCCAGCAGCTGATTAGTTATCCAGAGGTACTTCCCACTGAGTCCTGGGTAGGGCGCTGGACTCTGATGCAGGAGGATGCAGAGCCCCCCCACatcaaaaaggaagaggaggaactttcAATCtttcaggagggagagtgtcttctaaggCCGGAGGAAGCTAAACTCACCAAGtcgccactgactgttgtctctgtgaagactgaggatgatgaagagaaaccacctgAGACCTTTCGTTGGTTGTGTCCTGCAGACAACCAGCAGCTGAGTAGTCATCAAGAAGAACTTCCCTCTCAGCTGCAGTGGGTTGATTCTAACCTGAAGGATCCACAGCCACCCcaaattaaagaggaagaggaggaactctggatcactcaggagggagagtgtcttctagggacGCAGGaagctgatctcaccaagttgccactgactgttgtcactgtgaagactgaagatgatgaagagaaaccactaaTTGGTCATCCAGAAGAACTTCCACCTCAGCTGCAGATTGaaggctccactttgaagcaagaGCGTCCCTGGCCCCCCCACTttaaagagaaaaagaaggaattcTGCATAATGCAGGAAGCTGGTCTCACCAAGTCGCCACTGaccgtctctgtgaagactgaggaTGATGAAGGGAAACCACCTGAGACCTTTCGTTGGTTGTGTCCTGGAGACAACCAGCAGCTGAGTAGTCATCAAGAAGAACTTCCCTCTCAGCTGCAGTGGGTTGATTCTAATCTGAAGCAAGAAGATCCACAGCCACCCCAaattaaagaggaagaagagcaattctgcatcactcaggagggagagtgtcttctagggacGCAGGAAGCTGATCTCGACAAGTTGTCACTGACTGTTGTCACTGTGAAgattgaagatgatgaagagaaaccacaaccagacaaattcttagctccactatcagacagTGAGTCTGAAGACGACGATGAAGAACttttgagcagcgatacagactgtgaaggggatatgaggactcacactgacaacaaacattcTAAATGCTCTAAGGTGAAACCCACAGGAGAAaagccatttaattgttcagtttgtgctaAAAACTTCACTCAAAAAAGcagtttgactgaacacatgagaacacacacaggagaaaaaccatttaattgttcagcttGCGCTAAAAACTTCACTCACAGGAGCAGTTtggctcaacacatgagaacacacacaggagaaaaaacatttaattgttcagtttgcgcGAAAAACTTTACTCACCAGTCCAGTCTgattcaacacatgagaacacacacaggagaaaaaccatttaattgttcagcttgtgctaaaaactTCACTCACAGGAGCAGTTTGAATCAACACATGAGacgacacacaggagaaaaaccatttaattgttcagcttGTGATAAAAACTTTACTCTGAAGATCGGTCTgattgaacacatgagaacacacacaggagaaaagccatttaattgttcagtttgtagtaaaggcTTTTTTCGAAAGAgccatttgactgaacacatgacaacacacacaggagaaaaatcatttaattgttcagtttgtgctaAAAACTTTACTCAAAAAAgcagtttgactcaacacatgagaacacacacaggagaaaaaccatttagttgtccAGCTTGTGCTAAAAACTTCACTCACAGGAgcagtttgactcaacacatgagaacacacacaggagaacaaccatttaattgttcagcttgtgctaaaaactTTACTCACAGGAGCAGTTGggctggacacatgagaacacacacaggagaaaaaaaatttaaatgttcagtttgtTTTAAAAACTTTGCTCTCAAGAGcagtttgactgaacacatgagaacacacacaggagaaaaaccatttagttgttcacttTGCGATAAAAGCTTTAGTCAAAAGAGTAATATGGctcaacacatgaaaacacacacaggagaaaaaacgtttaattgtttagtttgtggtaaaACCTTTTCTCGTAAGGGTAATTTGACTACACACATAACAACACACAAGCGGAAAGACatttaa